The genomic DNA ATatccccttccccatcctctATCTTCAtgtcctcttcccctcctcctcttcctccacctcCCCAGCCACGatatcctaaaaaaaaaaaaaaaaaaaaggtagggGGAGAGGGGTATGGGAAACCTGCTGGCAGGTGGAAGGAACTGGGAAATAGAATCACCTCTGTAATCCCGCAAAAACTAGGATTCAGGGGAAAAATATCCCCTCAAAATACCCACCTCCCCtaaggaaggagggagggcGGAGGGGCGGGCTGCTCTGCCGCACCCGGAGACCCGCTCCGCCCGCAGCCGAACCACCGGCTCCCATCCCGGCATGGGACAGAAAGGAGAAGGCCCCGACAGACCGACAGACAGGCGGGGGGGAGGGCTGCGGGGGGCTGCAGCGCGGCCGGCTGGCAACTCCCTCGCAGCCCCCCGGCGCCTCCCAAgtgtttctttctgcttttatttgtctcctctttaaaaaaaagattatttcccCAGTGGTGGCTGGAAGGCGGGTCACGCAGgccggcgggcagcggcggggggAGGCCGTGGCAGCGGGGGAGGGATGCTGCCCGCCCTGCCCGCGCCTCTGCccccgccgcggggccggggccggcggcagCTCCGCGCCGAGGCGGCGGCGTCGTGGTCCCCGGGTGTAGCGgtgctccctcctccctctcctgcctgccctactctcctccctctctcctctgcccactCCCtcactcctctccctgctctctcctcgGTCTCCCCgtccctctctgtctctcctgccttccccccACGTCtccccttctctgctccttcccctccttctcttctcccccTGCCCCCGGCCTTTCCATCCTCTCATCCCCGTTTTTCACGGGGGGGCTTTTCGCTTCGCCAGGGCAGAGCGCGGTGACGCCGCGGCAGCCACCACGGAGAGGACACAGGACCCCCCCTTGGGCCCGCCATGCCCCTTTGAGGGGGTGGCCTGGACCCCGAGACCCCCGCAAGGCCCCCCGCAGGGCTGCTTCGCCTGCATCGCCAAGCCCCCAGCTCTCCGGCAAGCTTCGCCCGTCCTGTCTCCTTCTTCTGCCGTCTATCTCATGGAGAGCAAGAGCTGCAAAGGGGACAGCCTGCGGCCAGCGGTCCCGTGCAAGCACTCAGTGGAGAAGAAGACAATGACCAACCCCACCACCGTCATCGAAATCTACCCTGACACCACCGAGGTGAACGACTACTATCTCTGGTCCATCTTCAACTTTGTATACCTCAACTTCTGCTGCCTCGGCTTCATCGCCTTGGCCTATTCATTGAAAGTGAGTACTGAGTGCGAGGCTTGGGGTAAGGGGTGACCAGGCAGGGGGGAAGCCTTTGGGGGTTGTGCCTGAAATGAAACACATCTTTGCCACCCAAATGAGAGGCTGCAGAcaatggggatggggatgggaagaGCTGAGGAGCCTGGGATGTTATTTCAGGTGGGGAAGAGGTGCTTTCACTTGCTCCAAGAACCCTCAGAGGCTCCTCtctacagctgctgcagggtgacAGGCAGGCAACATAGGACTGGTTTGGCTCATGCTGCACCTGCAGGCACGCCAGCACTAGGTCTCTTATTTGGGATCTTGGCTGTTAGAGATCATCAGGATAGGACCCAGCAGCATTGGATGGTCAGGCAGGAACAGTAAGAAGCAGCCAGCCAGATCAGCCATCAGCTGGCAAGTTGCAGGGGATAAGAAGCTTACAAAGTGCATGGCAATCCtgcctgtttctttctttctgccctCTCTGTAATTAAAACACCAGAGCTCGTGGCCATCTTCCCCCACCCCAATCCCTAAAAATCCTAAAACAAGTCCTGGAGACGTGCCAGCATCATGGGAATGGTGAGGAGGTGGAAGAGAGTGCAGGGGGCTTCCCACAGTGTCAGGCTGAGGGGGATACCAAGCTGTGTTGTTGGAGAGGATGATGCTGTGGAGCACAGCCTGTGATGGGAATGGGACCAGGTTATTATTCCTGATAGCTGCAGGGGAGAGCAGCCCGGCAGGGATGGTGCCTGGCGAACAGGCAGCCCCTtggcagctgccaggagagagGGGCCTGGGCtgccctccccttccctgcctgccagATGCAAAACTAACTGAATGGATGTGCAGAGAGCCCGGGGCGGCTGGGTGGCCCGGAGAGGAGCTGGCTGATTTGTTTTGGCAGGCAGCATTTAGAGGAAGGCCAGGGTGCAGACGGGCTTCGTCACAGAAGCAGATCAATTAACCCCATACAGCTCCTGTGAGCTGGACTGTGAGCACCCAGCACTGCAAGGAGGCTGCTCCCAAACACTGTCAGGGTTTCCATCAGAAAGGCTCGGGGACAGGTCTGTGGCCCCGTGTCCTGGCCTCACTCAGCACTGGTCTTGTGGtgcctgcctcagtttctcatTCCCCAACATGGGAGGCAAGCTCTCATCCATTGCATGTGCAGGAAGCTCTGCTGCTACCCAGCTGAGGCACTTAATAACTTAAATCATCCTGGGGCGAAGCATCATCACAAGCAAAGGGCAGATTCGGTCAGCAGCAGGCTAGTATGAGTGTGGGGAGCAAGTCCCTTAACATCCTCCACACCTTGATccagcaaggaaagaaaaaactgcCTTCCTCCGAGCCTTTCCTTGTCTGTATTTGCCTTTAACGATTGACATCTTTCCTCTGGAAGAGGCTACCATGAGTATCTGGGTACATGTGGttccttgctgctgcagcagtgagggcAGGACAGCCTGAGAACAGGGCTGACCCATCCCCTGGGGACAGGATAGAGTAGTGTCTGCCACCTCCAAAGTTTTTAGAGGCTGGACCCTTCACTATCCTTAACATGGGGTAGAAGGAAGGGCAAAGCCCAGAAGTAACCCAGGGCCTTGTGCAAGAACAGAGGCGTGGGCTTGGCATCTGTCTGCAGAGATTTAGAGGGCACAAACTCAAGCATGAAAAAAAGAGGCAGTGGTGAGGGAAGGCAAATGGGCAACTTTGCTCCAAATCAGAGAAAGGAGAATGGAAGATGGCTGTCAAAAACCAGCCTTGGCTTTCGGAttgaggaggcagcagctgatggGATGTAACCGCGCTACCCAAACAGAGGTAACGCTGAGCGGGTAGAAATAactctgctctggttttgtaGCTCCCCAGTGGCTGTGACTCTGTGGCAGAGggaaaatagaaacaaaatgtCCCTCAGAGGCAGAGGACAGAGCTAGCAAGTGGCTGAAGGGATGCCGAGTGTTCTCATGAGCTGCTGTTGGGGTGAGTGGTGAGGCAATGCAGATGCTGGGGCAGTAGCAAGTCTGT from Sylvia atricapilla isolate bSylAtr1 chromosome 6, bSylAtr1.pri, whole genome shotgun sequence includes the following:
- the IFITM10 gene encoding interferon-induced transmembrane protein 10 isoform X1, with amino-acid sequence MGSPLPALPSSFNSSAEEAEPEAVLSRICSDSPHPSLAERGDAAAATTERTQDPPLGPPCPFEGVAWTPRPPQGPPQGCFACIAKPPALRQASPVLSPSSAVYLMESKSCKGDSLRPAVPCKHSVEKKTMTNPTTVIEIYPDTTEVNDYYLWSIFNFVYLNFCCLGFIALAYSLKVRDKKLLNDLNGAVEDAKTARLFNITSSALATFCIILIFIFLRYPLTDY
- the IFITM10 gene encoding interferon-induced transmembrane protein 10 isoform X2, which codes for MEIGPPPASETCGCARSSPTSYQPTGMNTGAERGDAAAATTERTQDPPLGPPCPFEGVAWTPRPPQGPPQGCFACIAKPPALRQASPVLSPSSAVYLMESKSCKGDSLRPAVPCKHSVEKKTMTNPTTVIEIYPDTTEVNDYYLWSIFNFVYLNFCCLGFIALAYSLKVRDKKLLNDLNGAVEDAKTARLFNITSSALATFCIILIFIFLRYPLTDY